Proteins encoded in a region of the Streptomyces sp. PCS3-D2 genome:
- a CDS encoding nucleoside triphosphate pyrophosphohydrolase translates to MTDHSQPTAAEPTGRIVLLTTSHRVAPGVLSWPAWQTLHAADRVLCADPGHPQLPYLREAGVEVEHAAADAHELVAACAGGRTVVVLPSGEGDQRLTDGLARLAGSGRVSMPDLELLPGSYDLPGARLLDLVQVMDRVRRECPWTSRQTHRGLAKYAIEEAYELVEAIEDGDREELREELGDVLLQVVFHARIAEEGVPAGEAGDDGEAGGEGLGAFSIDDVAGSLVQKLIHRHPHVFGDAEAETPEDVHAHWQRTKAVEKQRESVTDGIPVGQPGLALAAKLAGRARTGGVAVELPRGEGIGYELLQLAARAEAEGVDPETALRAAARVYRDAIRAAEGLGVPAR, encoded by the coding sequence GTGACCGACCACTCCCAGCCCACCGCCGCCGAGCCCACCGGCCGTATCGTCCTGCTGACCACCAGCCACCGGGTCGCCCCCGGGGTGCTGTCCTGGCCGGCGTGGCAGACCCTGCACGCCGCCGACCGGGTGCTGTGCGCCGACCCCGGCCACCCGCAGCTGCCCTACCTGCGGGAGGCGGGCGTCGAGGTCGAGCACGCGGCCGCGGATGCGCACGAGCTGGTGGCGGCCTGCGCGGGCGGTCGTACGGTGGTGGTGCTCCCGAGCGGCGAGGGCGACCAGCGGCTCACCGACGGCCTGGCCCGGCTGGCCGGCTCCGGCCGGGTCTCCATGCCCGACCTGGAACTGCTGCCCGGCTCCTACGACCTGCCGGGCGCGCGCCTGCTCGACCTGGTCCAGGTGATGGACCGGGTCCGTCGGGAATGCCCGTGGACCTCCCGACAGACGCACCGGGGCCTGGCCAAGTACGCGATCGAGGAGGCGTACGAACTCGTCGAGGCGATCGAGGACGGGGACCGGGAGGAGCTGCGCGAGGAGCTCGGCGACGTCCTGCTCCAGGTGGTCTTCCACGCCCGGATCGCCGAGGAGGGTGTTCCGGCGGGTGAGGCCGGCGATGACGGCGAGGCCGGCGGGGAGGGCCTGGGGGCCTTCTCCATCGACGACGTGGCCGGCTCCCTGGTGCAGAAGCTGATCCACCGCCATCCGCACGTCTTCGGCGACGCGGAGGCCGAGACCCCGGAGGACGTCCACGCGCACTGGCAGCGCACCAAGGCGGTGGAGAAGCAGCGGGAGTCGGTCACCGACGGGATCCCGGTGGGCCAGCCGGGTCTGGCGCTCGCGGCCAAACTCGCGGGCAGGGCCCGTACCGGCGGCGTGGCGGTGGAGCTGCCCCGCGGCGAGGGCATCGGCTACGAACTGCTGCAACTGGCCGCGCGCGCCGAGGCGGAGGGCGTCGACCCCGAGACCGCGCTGCGGGCGGCGGCCCGCGTCTACCGGGACGCGATCCGAGCTGCCGAGGGCCTCGGAGTCCCCGCGCGGTAG
- a CDS encoding globin domain-containing protein yields the protein MVERRAEHAVKFFYSHLFWHNPGVRELFPLSSDDMERQRDRLFAALTHVVSRLDDEALGPYLHDLGRDHRKFLVRPEHYAVVGSSLLAALAETSGDAWTPQAEKAWTEAYQLIADAMLAGADASEDPPWWDAEVVRHLRYGQDIGVLTLRPHAPFPYLPGQYTSVSSERVPRTWRTYSIGNAPRPDGTVDLHVSRIDRGRLSTALVRETRPGDVLKLGAAGGRLTFRRADRPVSLIAAGTGWAPIRAMLEELADRPPHQDVRLFVVARDGAHLYDRPLIDRYGSSCGWLDVTYITPAPGRHRNEATGRLATALSNRGLWPDQDVYLSGPPRFVDQTARVLAELGARPARVFHDGVPAAATGSGPRGRPLGFGEWFLDRPAPHWHDPSARAPKEN from the coding sequence GTGGTGGAGAGACGGGCCGAGCACGCGGTCAAGTTCTTCTACTCACACCTCTTCTGGCACAACCCCGGAGTCCGCGAGCTCTTCCCGCTCTCCTCCGACGACATGGAACGCCAGCGGGACCGGCTCTTCGCCGCACTCACCCACGTCGTCTCCCGTCTGGACGACGAGGCCCTCGGCCCCTACCTGCACGACCTGGGACGCGACCACCGCAAGTTCCTGGTCCGCCCCGAGCACTACGCGGTCGTGGGCTCCAGCCTGCTCGCCGCACTCGCCGAGACCTCCGGCGACGCCTGGACCCCGCAGGCGGAGAAGGCCTGGACCGAGGCCTACCAACTGATCGCCGACGCCATGCTCGCCGGGGCCGACGCGAGCGAGGACCCGCCGTGGTGGGACGCCGAGGTCGTGCGCCACCTCCGGTACGGTCAGGACATCGGCGTGCTGACCCTCAGGCCGCACGCTCCCTTCCCCTACCTGCCCGGCCAGTACACGAGCGTGAGCAGCGAGCGGGTGCCCCGGACCTGGCGCACCTACTCCATCGGCAACGCCCCCCGCCCGGACGGCACCGTGGACCTGCACGTCAGCCGGATCGACCGCGGGCGGCTCAGCACCGCCCTGGTCCGCGAGACACGGCCCGGCGACGTCCTGAAGCTCGGCGCCGCCGGCGGCCGGCTGACCTTCCGCCGCGCGGACCGCCCGGTCAGCCTGATCGCCGCCGGCACCGGCTGGGCGCCGATCCGGGCCATGCTGGAGGAGCTCGCGGACCGGCCTCCCCATCAGGACGTGCGGCTCTTCGTGGTGGCCCGGGACGGCGCACACCTCTACGACCGGCCGCTCATCGACCGGTACGGCAGCTCGTGCGGCTGGCTCGACGTCACCTACATCACGCCCGCGCCCGGCCGGCACCGCAACGAGGCCACCGGCCGGCTCGCGACGGCGCTGAGCAACCGGGGCCTGTGGCCCGACCAGGACGTCTACCTCAGCGGGCCGCCGCGGTTCGTCGACCAGACCGCGCGGGTCCTGGCGGAGCTCGGTGCCCGCCCCGCCCGCGTCTTCCACGACGGCGTACCGGCCGCGGCCACCGGCAGCGGGCCCCGGGGCCGCCCGCTGGGCTTCGGCGAATGGTTCCTCGACCGCCCGGCACCGCACTGGCACGACCCGTCGGCCCGCGCCCCGAAGGAGAACTGA